The Bacteroidetes bacterium SB0662_bin_6 genome has a window encoding:
- a CDS encoding thiolase family protein: MRDVYVVSAARTPIGRFGGALKDLSPADLAAHAMRAALERAQVPGEALDFYAFGNVLRAGHGQLIPRQAAAQAGIPDAVDGFAVDMVCSSGMMSLMTAAAFIRAGEADIALCGGVESMSGAGFFLSSRARWGYGLLPGGGEPMVDLMLRDGLTDPLSGEAMGEQAERLAAEHGVARRDLDEMAVLSHRRAAEAREQGFFADEIVPVERLVKGKPVVVDADEGIRPDTSVEKLAALRPAFRKEGVFTAGNSSQISDGAAALVIASGEAVAAHGLAPMARWIDSAWSAGVSWRFPEAPVPAVRHVFEKSGMRVADVDLFENNEAFALNNLLFSRMLDIPMERINVQGGAVALGHPIGASGARIVTTLVHALRRRGERIGVAAICHGMGGGTAVALEAA, encoded by the coding sequence ATGCGTGACGTGTATGTCGTTTCCGCCGCCCGGACGCCCATCGGACGTTTCGGGGGGGCGCTGAAAGATCTTTCTCCGGCCGATCTGGCCGCGCATGCGATGCGGGCTGCGCTCGAGCGGGCGCAGGTCCCCGGGGAGGCGCTGGATTTCTATGCATTCGGCAACGTGCTGCGGGCCGGGCACGGGCAACTCATTCCGCGCCAGGCGGCCGCGCAGGCCGGCATTCCGGACGCCGTGGACGGGTTCGCCGTCGACATGGTATGTTCTTCCGGCATGATGAGCCTGATGACGGCGGCGGCCTTCATCCGGGCGGGCGAGGCAGATATTGCGTTGTGCGGCGGCGTCGAGTCGATGTCCGGGGCGGGGTTTTTCCTGTCGTCCCGGGCGCGCTGGGGCTACGGCCTGTTGCCCGGCGGGGGCGAACCGATGGTCGATCTGATGCTGCGCGACGGCCTGACGGATCCTCTGAGCGGGGAGGCGATGGGCGAGCAGGCGGAACGGCTTGCGGCGGAGCATGGCGTCGCGCGCCGGGACCTGGACGAAATGGCCGTGCTTTCGCACCGGCGCGCTGCGGAGGCCCGCGAGCAGGGGTTCTTTGCGGACGAGATCGTTCCCGTGGAGCGCCTTGTCAAGGGGAAGCCCGTGGTCGTGGATGCGGACGAGGGCATTCGCCCGGACACCTCTGTGGAAAAACTGGCTGCGCTGCGCCCGGCGTTTCGGAAGGAGGGAGTGTTTACGGCGGGCAACAGCAGCCAGATCAGCGACGGCGCGGCGGCGCTGGTGATCGCTTCGGGCGAGGCCGTGGCCGCGCACGGGCTCGCGCCCATGGCCCGATGGATCGATTCGGCCTGGTCGGCCGGCGTATCGTGGCGGTTCCCCGAAGCGCCCGTGCCCGCCGTGCGGCATGTGTTCGAGAAGTCGGGGATGCGGGTTGCCGATGTGGACCTGTTCGAAAACAACGAAGCGTTCGCGCTCAACAACCTGCTTTTCAGCCGGATGCTGGATATCCCCATGGAGCGGATCAACGTGCAGGGCGGGGCCGTGGCGCTCGGCCACCCCATCGGGGCATCCGGCGCGCGTATCGTGACCACGCTCGTTCACGCCCTGCGCCGGCGCGGCGAACGGATCGGGGTGGCCGCCATCTGTCACGGGATGGGAGGGGGCACGGCGGTAGCGCTGGAAGCGGCGTAG
- a CDS encoding S9 family peptidase: protein MRFLSVALTASVALAAFGSPLAAQQRPFTFMDVQELKSAGSWTPSPDGTWLLYTVTTPDWEAAESQTDIHLASLSEGVPSNRQLTYTDDKNETSPTWAADGSFFAFLSNRDGDENQLYMMRHDGGEARKVTDAEEGVSDFAFSPDGQWLVYRSGESDLEQLYRLPNGDLAGGEPEQLTAGEAGVDQWDFSPDGTRIYFTRPDSLYEDELKRREMGFTVDVRNAVTPLSSLWSVDVASAAERRETNDASYSVDSFTLSDDGRWIGITGGSPERYERNITAQRLYADLYLKEIASGEIERLTDNYEIGEGGMSFSPDGRWIAFSAPDDMERYSMTERRVYIREVDDRGGAFRKLGADFDQSSSVGFWSEDSETIYFNAGVTVTTQLHALNVESGEVRQLTEERAALSVSRDDDTGTLFINYSDPKTPPTVFTAASLDDVPNRSAWIQLVDVNPQVRDIAFGEEVEVNWRSSDGKMVGGVLVYPVGYEEGTRYPLIVAIHGGPASADVLRFNGGYNAQVYAGAGYAVLKPNYRGSRNYGNAHRTDIVGDYFTMGYEDIMTGVDHLIAEGVVDGDRMGVLGWSAGGHWSNWILTRTDRFKAISSGAGTMNWISMYAQSDVQRNRQFYVGDGFLYEDFDAYFDQSPLKYVANAVTPTMIHVVEGDPRVPSPQSLELHMALKKLDVPTELFMYPGRSHGIPDPRNRLVKAVSEMAWMDYYVRGIGEKFEGRQVLETLAGEDGPVAASEPER from the coding sequence ATGCGTTTCCTCTCCGTCGCCCTCACTGCCTCCGTCGCCCTCGCGGCGTTCGGCTCCCCGCTGGCCGCGCAACAGCGCCCCTTCACGTTTATGGATGTTCAGGAGCTGAAGTCCGCCGGCTCATGGACCCCGAGCCCGGACGGGACGTGGCTGCTCTACACCGTCACGACCCCGGACTGGGAAGCGGCCGAGTCCCAGACCGACATCCACTTGGCGTCGCTGAGCGAAGGCGTCCCGTCGAACCGGCAACTCACCTACACCGACGACAAGAACGAGACCAGTCCGACATGGGCTGCGGACGGGTCGTTCTTCGCCTTCTTGTCCAACCGCGACGGGGACGAGAACCAGCTCTACATGATGCGCCATGACGGCGGCGAGGCCCGCAAGGTCACGGACGCCGAGGAGGGGGTGTCGGACTTCGCGTTCAGTCCGGACGGGCAGTGGCTGGTCTATCGCTCCGGCGAGAGCGACCTGGAGCAGCTGTACCGTTTGCCTAACGGCGACCTGGCCGGGGGCGAGCCCGAGCAGCTCACCGCCGGGGAGGCCGGCGTCGACCAGTGGGACTTCTCCCCCGACGGGACGCGCATCTACTTCACGCGCCCGGATTCCTTATACGAGGACGAGCTAAAGCGGCGCGAGATGGGCTTCACGGTCGATGTGCGCAACGCCGTCACCCCGCTCTCGAGCCTCTGGAGCGTGGATGTCGCATCGGCCGCCGAGCGCCGCGAGACCAACGACGCGTCCTACAGCGTCGACAGCTTCACGCTTTCCGACGACGGCCGCTGGATCGGGATCACGGGCGGCTCGCCCGAGCGCTACGAGCGCAACATCACTGCGCAGCGCCTCTACGCGGACCTCTATCTCAAGGAGATTGCCTCCGGCGAGATCGAGCGCCTCACCGACAACTACGAAATCGGCGAGGGCGGGATGAGCTTCTCCCCCGATGGGCGCTGGATCGCCTTCTCGGCGCCGGACGACATGGAGCGCTACTCGATGACCGAGCGCCGCGTCTACATTCGCGAAGTGGATGATCGCGGGGGCGCGTTCCGCAAGCTGGGCGCGGATTTCGACCAGAGTTCGAGCGTCGGGTTCTGGTCCGAGGATTCGGAGACCATCTACTTTAACGCCGGTGTGACGGTGACGACGCAGCTGCATGCGCTCAACGTGGAGAGTGGAGAGGTGCGGCAGCTGACGGAAGAGCGGGCCGCCCTCTCGGTATCCCGTGACGACGACACCGGCACTCTCTTCATCAACTACAGCGACCCGAAGACCCCGCCCACCGTGTTCACTGCGGCGAGCCTGGACGACGTACCCAACCGCTCGGCGTGGATACAACTCGTGGACGTCAACCCTCAGGTGCGCGACATCGCCTTCGGCGAAGAGGTCGAGGTCAATTGGCGTTCGTCGGACGGAAAGATGGTGGGCGGGGTGCTGGTCTATCCCGTGGGCTACGAGGAGGGGACGCGCTATCCGCTCATCGTCGCGATCCACGGGGGTCCCGCGTCGGCGGATGTCCTGCGCTTCAACGGCGGCTACAACGCCCAGGTGTACGCGGGCGCGGGCTACGCCGTCCTCAAGCCCAACTACCGCGGCTCGCGCAACTACGGAAATGCGCATCGCACGGACATCGTCGGCGACTACTTCACGATGGGTTACGAGGATATCATGACCGGCGTGGACCATCTGATCGCCGAGGGCGTCGTGGACGGCGACCGCATGGGCGTACTGGGCTGGAGCGCCGGCGGCCACTGGTCCAACTGGATACTCACCCGGACCGACCGCTTCAAGGCCATCAGTTCCGGCGCCGGGACCATGAACTGGATCAGCATGTACGCGCAGAGCGACGTGCAGCGGAACCGTCAGTTCTACGTCGGCGACGGCTTCCTGTACGAGGACTTCGACGCCTACTTCGACCAGTCTCCGCTCAAGTACGTCGCGAACGCGGTCACGCCCACCATGATCCACGTGGTCGAAGGCGATCCGCGCGTACCCAGCCCGCAGTCGCTCGAGCTGCACATGGCGCTCAAGAAACTCGATGTGCCGACCGAACTCTTCATGTATCCCGGTCGCAGCCACGGCATCCCGGACCCGCGCAACCGCCTGGTCAAGGCCGTAAGCGAGATGGCCTGGATGGACTACTACGTGCGCGGCATCGGCGAGAAGTTCGAGGGGCGGCAGGTGCTGGAGACGCTTGCGGGGGAGGACGGGCCGGTGGCGGCGTCGGAGCCGGAGCGTTAG
- a CDS encoding SAVED domain-containing protein yields MGYFKHFVRDLAYWVFRRRSPAIRIMKIGLGCLTMAFSAGWALDFSFPFRNGRIDLGFDSAGGTSFLLVYGAAIVGFFLILAGFIWEVIRYRTEQRRLSRKRVVVVEARGLRDTAGTPLVESIPSGWKGHRDQILIDIRQRIKDGEIEAPEAALADIISLTSDLRRREGGLDRNDFMLVYGGLTPVPFTFLTGVLIDDENAVRIFDWDRHAEVWRQIDGKDDGKRFKPADLSQVPDGSQEIALAVSVSYGVNANDVRAKVGRVPIVTLDLEDGSPDCHWSEEKQRALGKQFLDTVIRLGNRGVRRIHLFLAAQNSVVFRFGRLYDKRNLPEIIVYQFERAATPPYPWGILMPVCGIDRPEVTWN; encoded by the coding sequence ATGGGATATTTCAAGCATTTTGTAAGGGACTTGGCCTACTGGGTATTTAGGCGGCGTTCTCCGGCTATTCGGATAATGAAGATCGGTTTGGGTTGTCTGACAATGGCCTTCTCTGCTGGCTGGGCACTGGATTTTTCGTTTCCGTTCAGGAATGGTCGCATTGATCTCGGCTTCGACAGTGCTGGCGGAACATCATTTTTGCTCGTCTACGGAGCAGCTATCGTTGGATTCTTTCTAATATTAGCAGGATTTATTTGGGAAGTCATTCGCTACAGGACCGAACAAAGACGTCTCAGCCGTAAGAGAGTGGTTGTCGTGGAGGCTCGGGGCCTGCGTGATACTGCGGGCACACCTCTTGTTGAGAGCATACCTTCAGGTTGGAAAGGACATCGTGACCAGATCCTCATTGATATTCGCCAAAGAATCAAGGATGGCGAGATTGAGGCGCCGGAAGCTGCACTTGCAGATATAATTTCGTTAACCTCCGACCTGAGACGGCGAGAGGGTGGTCTCGACCGCAATGACTTTATGCTTGTTTACGGCGGCCTTACCCCGGTGCCGTTCACATTTCTGACCGGTGTACTGATTGACGACGAGAATGCAGTTCGTATCTTTGATTGGGACCGACATGCAGAGGTTTGGCGCCAAATCGACGGTAAGGATGATGGTAAGCGTTTCAAACCTGCCGATCTCAGCCAAGTGCCGGATGGCTCACAAGAAATTGCTTTGGCTGTATCCGTATCCTATGGCGTGAATGCAAATGATGTTCGAGCCAAGGTTGGCAGAGTACCTATTGTAACGCTCGACCTTGAAGACGGCTCGCCGGACTGTCATTGGTCAGAGGAAAAGCAGCGTGCTCTTGGCAAGCAGTTTCTCGATACTGTGATTAGATTGGGGAATCGCGGTGTTCGGCGCATTCACCTGTTCCTTGCTGCCCAGAACAGCGTCGTTTTCCGCTTCGGCAGACTATATGACAAGCGCAACCTTCCCGAAATCATCGTCTATCAATTTGAAAGGGCTGCGACACCACCGTATCCATGGGGTATCCTAATGCCCGTGTGTGGTATTGATCGCCCGGAAGTCACGTGGAATTAA
- a CDS encoding nucleotidyltransferase encodes MVVQQHTKELLEGLAESLQVPPNRYEEAERRYKAVGNWLLRETSCVLDAAPKVYIQGSFRLGTVIRPISDGEDYDVDLVCELSLSKMSLTQADLKALLGREIQAYAEAHRMEDPEEGRRCWTQHYADEARFHMDILPALPDAAHQRQLLETRGFSTEWTDTAIAITDREHPEFRQHTVDWPHSNPKGYANWFHSKMRAIFEARRYALALEARANVEAIPYYEVRTPLQSAIQILKQYRDMMFAESPDDKPISIILTTLAAHAYQQEATVSEALYSILNQLDRHIQDRNGVAWIANPTDPAENFADRWATYPDRKTAFYKWLEQARRDFIGAAQASSRRLAIEALQPRLGQHLMESVKSGRHGFRWFAKVLSPAHRKTPPWNYLDGGDVRIQRATHSRKGFRVQTFSSGSDPLPKYCNLIFEACTNVSQPYKVYWQIVNTGREAEDANGLRGGFDEGIVTKGKLIKKESTLYTGTHSIECFIVKQGYLAARSGQFIVNIQ; translated from the coding sequence ATGGTAGTGCAGCAACACACGAAAGAACTTCTTGAGGGCTTGGCGGAATCCCTACAGGTGCCACCAAATCGGTATGAGGAAGCGGAACGTAGGTACAAGGCCGTTGGGAATTGGTTGCTTCGAGAGACGTCTTGTGTTCTCGATGCAGCTCCGAAGGTCTACATACAAGGTTCGTTCCGTCTCGGAACAGTGATTCGTCCGATATCGGACGGAGAAGACTATGATGTTGATTTGGTCTGCGAACTGTCACTGTCGAAAATGTCACTGACGCAGGCGGACCTTAAAGCACTGCTGGGTCGAGAGATTCAAGCCTATGCTGAGGCTCATCGGATGGAAGATCCCGAGGAGGGGCGTCGATGCTGGACCCAGCACTATGCAGATGAGGCGCGATTCCATATGGACATCTTACCAGCACTCCCCGATGCGGCACATCAGAGACAACTTTTGGAAACTAGAGGCTTCTCTACGGAATGGACCGATACGGCTATTGCCATTACGGATAGGGAGCATCCGGAGTTCAGGCAGCACACCGTAGACTGGCCGCATAGTAACCCTAAAGGCTACGCAAATTGGTTTCACTCGAAGATGCGTGCGATCTTTGAAGCACGTCGCTACGCCTTGGCCTTGGAGGCTCGTGCTAATGTAGAGGCAATTCCTTACTACGAAGTTCGAACACCGCTTCAGAGTGCCATCCAGATTCTCAAGCAATACCGCGACATGATGTTTGCTGAATCACCGGACGATAAGCCGATTTCCATCATTTTAACGACATTAGCTGCACATGCGTACCAACAGGAAGCGACGGTTTCTGAAGCACTTTATAGCATCCTCAATCAGCTAGACAGGCATATCCAAGATCGCAACGGCGTTGCATGGATTGCCAATCCGACCGACCCGGCAGAGAATTTCGCAGACCGTTGGGCGACATATCCTGATCGCAAGACCGCCTTCTACAAATGGCTGGAGCAAGCCCGCAGGGACTTTATTGGCGCTGCTCAGGCATCCAGCCGGCGATTGGCAATCGAGGCTTTACAACCCCGGCTTGGACAACATCTTATGGAGTCCGTGAAATCCGGGCGACATGGTTTCCGCTGGTTTGCCAAGGTTCTCAGTCCGGCACATCGTAAGACACCCCCTTGGAATTACCTGGATGGAGGTGATGTCAGAATTCAAAGAGCCACTCATAGTCGAAAAGGATTTCGTGTACAGACATTCAGTAGCGGTAGTGATCCACTGCCCAAGTACTGCAATCTGATCTTCGAAGCCTGTACAAACGTTTCTCAGCCCTACAAGGTATACTGGCAGATAGTAAACACTGGCCGGGAGGCCGAAGATGCCAACGGCTTGCGCGGAGGATTCGATGAGGGTATTGTAACAAAGGGGAAACTGATCAAAAAGGAATCGACACTCTATACGGGCACACATAGCATTGAATGCTTTATTGTTAAGCAGGGCTATCTCGCAGCGCGAAGTGGACAGTTTATCGTCAATATCCAATAG
- a CDS encoding DUF2188 domain-containing protein, with amino-acid sequence MSKGPKTHHVVPNPDGGWDVKRGGATRASSHHDTKQDAIDRGREISRNQGTEFRIHNRDGRIAGSDSHGGDPFPPRG; translated from the coding sequence ATGAGTAAAGGACCTAAGACCCATCATGTTGTCCCGAATCCCGATGGAGGCTGGGACGTAAAGCGTGGTGGCGCCACACGCGCCAGTAGTCATCATGACACCAAGCAAGATGCCATTGACCGGGGCCGGGAGATTAGTCGCAACCAAGGCACTGAGTTCCGGATTCACAACCGGGATGGACGCATCGCAGGCAGCGATAGCCACGGTGGTGATCCGTTTCCCCCCCGGGGCTAG
- a CDS encoding AAA family ATPase, producing the protein MNTPSVPIILQLPDSKTELEASALDFASRVAQNPPDPNLSRSAALKLALRKLIENWGVDISDKAIDTVVRDIQNLRRGTTVDQIILHATSPKAHIHHLRPMTDPAFQTTRLNHFEVVREYPDSSAAALYNDLSGLDEHKKQLLVELELLLFHDRVSAWSKAQHDRLLKVVNSLKHRVPLIIFQGDVGTGKTALAECIGDALSHHVENNRPTPVHLLKLTTQVRGSGLVGEMSKLISSAFDEAITFAQSRPAEPVLLLLDEADALASTRESTHMHHEDRAGLNTLIQRLDNLRLSDLRLATLFITNRPGALDPAIQRRASLILRFERPSDDARRSLFANRVPELNLTEDQLNILVRQTGPKGSGNDGVSFTASDITERLLGNALRESYANNKPLSFECLTAAAQSITPTPPFREDISV; encoded by the coding sequence ATGAACACTCCATCTGTCCCCATTATTCTCCAACTCCCCGACAGCAAGACCGAACTCGAAGCTTCTGCACTTGACTTTGCAAGTCGAGTTGCTCAAAACCCTCCAGACCCAAACCTCTCGCGCTCGGCTGCACTCAAGCTAGCACTCCGCAAGCTCATCGAGAATTGGGGAGTGGACATATCCGACAAAGCTATTGACACCGTCGTCCGTGACATTCAGAACCTGCGTCGTGGTACCACGGTCGATCAAATTATCCTTCATGCAACAAGCCCCAAAGCTCATATCCATCACCTTCGACCTATGACTGACCCTGCCTTCCAGACCACCAGACTCAACCATTTCGAGGTCGTTCGGGAATACCCGGACTCCTCGGCGGCTGCACTCTACAATGATTTATCCGGCCTGGATGAGCACAAGAAGCAACTTCTTGTCGAGCTCGAATTACTTTTGTTTCATGACCGTGTCAGCGCTTGGAGCAAGGCCCAGCATGACCGCCTGCTTAAGGTTGTCAATTCCCTCAAACACCGTGTCCCGCTTATCATTTTCCAAGGGGATGTTGGAACAGGCAAGACGGCTCTGGCAGAGTGTATTGGAGATGCTCTTTCTCATCATGTTGAGAATAATCGCCCAACACCGGTTCATCTTCTCAAGCTGACCACCCAGGTACGAGGAAGTGGTCTTGTCGGTGAGATGTCAAAGTTGATATCGAGCGCTTTCGATGAAGCTATAACTTTCGCCCAAAGTCGCCCGGCCGAGCCTGTCCTCCTCCTCCTTGATGAGGCCGATGCACTTGCTTCCACTCGAGAATCGACTCACATGCACCACGAAGATCGTGCAGGGCTCAATACCCTCATCCAGCGGCTCGACAATCTCCGCCTCTCCGACCTTCGCCTTGCAACATTGTTTATTACCAATAGACCCGGTGCTCTCGATCCTGCTATTCAGAGACGGGCCTCCCTTATCCTTCGATTCGAGAGGCCTTCTGATGATGCACGACGCAGCCTTTTCGCTAACCGTGTCCCAGAACTCAATCTCACAGAAGACCAACTCAACATACTCGTCCGCCAGACCGGCCCGAAAGGATCAGGGAATGACGGTGTTTCATTTACTGCCTCTGATATCACCGAGCGGTTATTGGGCAATGCCCTCCGCGAGTCCTATGCAAACAATAAACCACTCTCGTTCGAGTGTCTCACCGCAGCCGCCCAGTCTATTACACCCACACCCCCTTTCCGCGAGGACATATCAGTATGA
- a CDS encoding 3'-5' exonuclease — translation MDDNTTLPDEVFISVDVETSGPVPGLYALLSIGACVVGQEDKTFYIELCPPDKALTLPDAVAATGMDIDRLCKEGTAPAIAAAEFASWIRQVSGNTRPVFTAFNASFDWSFVNDLFVRAGIDNPFGYTALDMKAFYMGLSGCSWDETRSSRLPEALQPSPVREHHALDDAVAQAMVFGKMLNYSRSARTYFPNQNI, via the coding sequence ATGGACGATAATACTACCCTTCCAGACGAAGTATTTATTTCGGTTGATGTCGAGACCAGCGGCCCCGTTCCTGGCCTTTACGCACTCCTCTCGATAGGCGCATGCGTAGTTGGCCAAGAAGACAAGACATTCTATATAGAGCTTTGCCCCCCAGACAAGGCATTGACCCTCCCAGATGCAGTCGCCGCCACAGGTATGGATATCGATCGTCTTTGCAAGGAAGGTACTGCCCCTGCCATTGCAGCTGCCGAATTTGCGTCTTGGATCCGCCAAGTTTCGGGTAATACTCGCCCCGTCTTTACTGCATTCAACGCTTCCTTCGACTGGTCCTTTGTGAATGATCTTTTCGTTCGCGCCGGGATTGACAACCCCTTCGGTTACACAGCTCTTGATATGAAGGCGTTCTACATGGGGCTCTCTGGATGCTCATGGGATGAAACCCGATCGAGTCGCCTTCCTGAAGCGTTGCAACCAAGTCCTGTTCGAGAACATCACGCCCTTGATGATGCCGTTGCTCAGGCTATGGTTTTCGGTAAGATGCTGAATTATTCCCGCAGCGCCCGGACCTATTTCCCTAACCAGAATATTTAG
- a CDS encoding SAVED domain-containing protein — protein MAGNDAASGAGYQDEYWVGAYYLAALFAEAFAEGDIGKVTRVEYQRGPLGDVVVYGDSASGQATLDLQVKRRLQVSAKRGDFPKVVRQMWKTVKDQGFKQGIDKYGLVVMRGSKPLKRLGKLAKRAAACTASGPFWTAIDDLNQGEKDVLKAVMDVSESIDSSNVKDVAWRILGSGMVVLEMDPANAESPHRAYLRSWVDSRVHSPRRTEAIVNTIYEFSSQCDKNRGSVDLAGLERKLLSSGHFLTPSLSAPMVVALESMAPVRSEELAPAILGEEPDRFDMDLRHLTSDNVLTDPDEAVRYIADENSLLRSAVNTQKDRKLILCGRSHIPLAALVGYLVGDRGDVRVLDWHPNAEDQCWNWPENDLCAYPHLIRTETGQRGTMAVRFSLSFWVGEDSSASGLPSTIERTVGILDQVVHLSHPELEHCGTLRARSVRSQLQARAYADEFRNVLDSAVSLTSKIDVFYAGPLSVAFEMGRRVASTMHPPTTVWNYEAGKYTWGICLNPRNGQGVGLPKAVFAPDYKKG, from the coding sequence ATGGCGGGCAATGATGCAGCATCTGGGGCTGGCTACCAAGACGAATACTGGGTGGGAGCATACTATCTCGCGGCATTGTTCGCGGAGGCCTTTGCCGAAGGCGATATTGGCAAAGTGACCAGGGTCGAATATCAGCGTGGACCTCTTGGGGACGTTGTTGTGTATGGCGACTCTGCGTCAGGACAAGCAACACTTGATCTTCAAGTCAAGAGGCGCCTACAAGTCTCAGCAAAGCGCGGAGATTTCCCCAAAGTCGTTCGCCAGATGTGGAAAACTGTCAAGGATCAAGGTTTCAAACAAGGTATTGATAAATATGGCCTCGTCGTAATGAGGGGGTCGAAGCCACTAAAAAGACTTGGTAAACTCGCTAAGCGGGCAGCAGCATGTACTGCCTCCGGTCCGTTTTGGACAGCGATTGATGATTTGAATCAGGGAGAAAAAGATGTTCTGAAAGCAGTTATGGATGTGTCTGAATCCATAGACTCCTCTAACGTCAAAGACGTAGCTTGGAGAATCTTGGGGTCAGGAATGGTGGTGCTTGAAATGGATCCAGCAAATGCCGAGAGCCCTCATCGAGCATACCTGCGAAGCTGGGTAGATTCGCGTGTGCACAGTCCACGGCGTACGGAAGCTATAGTAAACACTATTTATGAATTTTCAAGCCAATGCGACAAAAATCGTGGGAGTGTTGACCTCGCAGGTTTGGAACGAAAACTTCTTTCTAGCGGTCACTTCCTGACTCCCTCTCTATCGGCCCCGATGGTCGTGGCACTGGAGAGCATGGCTCCCGTGCGTTCAGAAGAGCTTGCCCCAGCTATTTTAGGTGAGGAACCTGATCGATTCGATATGGATCTCCGACATCTTACATCCGATAACGTATTAACGGATCCTGATGAAGCTGTCCGATATATTGCTGACGAGAATAGTCTGCTCCGTTCCGCAGTGAATACCCAGAAAGATCGCAAACTCATTCTCTGCGGACGATCTCATATTCCGCTTGCGGCACTTGTAGGATACCTGGTTGGCGACCGGGGAGATGTTCGTGTACTTGACTGGCATCCCAATGCAGAAGATCAATGTTGGAATTGGCCCGAGAACGACTTGTGCGCATACCCACACCTAATCCGCACTGAAACTGGACAAAGAGGGACGATGGCTGTCCGATTCTCTTTGAGTTTCTGGGTTGGCGAAGATAGTTCGGCTTCTGGACTGCCAAGCACAATTGAACGGACTGTAGGCATCCTCGATCAAGTCGTCCATCTATCTCATCCCGAACTCGAGCACTGTGGGACACTTCGCGCTCGGTCTGTTCGCAGCCAACTTCAAGCACGAGCTTATGCCGATGAATTCCGCAACGTACTCGACAGCGCTGTTAGTTTAACATCAAAGATCGATGTGTTTTATGCTGGTCCTCTGTCCGTCGCTTTTGAAATGGGTCGTCGAGTTGCATCGACAATGCACCCTCCGACCACTGTTTGGAATTACGAGGCCGGGAAATATACCTGGGGTATCTGTCTAAATCCTCGGAACGGGCAGGGGGTGGGTCTTCCCAAGGCGGTATTCGCACCGGACTACAAAAAAGGCTGA